The stretch of DNA CCTTGCCGCCCCGCTCGCCGTGGCGTTCCTGCTCGTGAGCGGCGTGTGGACCTTCGTGTTCCTGGCCGCCCTCGGGTTCGTCCTCGTGTCGACGTTCACCGTCTCCGTGGTGCTGGGGCAGGCCTACATGCCGCGCAATCTTGGGATGGCCTCAGGGCTCATCGTGGGCTTCGCTATCGGCGCGGGCGGGGTCGGCGCCACCGCGCTCGGCTGGGTCGCGGACCACTGGGGTTTGTCCTCGGCGCTGTGGATCTCGGCGCTCATGCCGATCCTGGGCTGCGCCGTCTCCCTGACGCTGCCCGAGCCTCGCTCGCGCTGACCTGAGCCCGCCCGTGAGCCTCCTCTCCCGCTTCCAGGATGGCGAGCAGACGCTGCTCATCGACCAGCGCGGCAAGCGCCATCTCATCCTGTTGAGGAAGGGCGAGACCTTCCACTCCGACCGCGGGTGGATCAAGCACGAGGACATCATCGGGCGGCCCGACGGCTCGTGGGTGCGCACCTCCAAGAACACGCGCTGCCTCGCGCTGCGCCCAACGCTGGCCGAGTACGTGCTCGACATGCCGCGCGGCGCCCAGGTCATCTACCCGAAGGACCTCGCGATGGTTCTCTTCTGGGCCGACATCTTTCCGGGCGCGCGCGTGATCGAGGCGGGGATGGGGTCGGGCGCGCTGACGCTGGCGCTCCTGCGCGCCGTCGGGCCCGAGGGCAAGGTCATCACGTACGAGCAGCGCGAGGACTTCGCGCGGCGCGCGCTCGCCAACATCAAGATGCGCATGGGCGAGGTGTCGAACCTCGCGGTTCGGCTGCGGCCCGTGGAGGAGGGGCTCGCCGAGGAGGAGCCGGTGGACCGGGCCGTCTTCGACCTGCCCGAGCCGTGGCATCTGGTCGATCCCGTCACGCGCGTCCTGCGCTCGGGCGGCATCTTTCTCTCCTACGTGCCCACGATCATCCAGTCCCACCAGCTGTCCGAAGCGCTCCGCCGGCACCCCGGATACTCGCTCGTCGAGACCTTCGAGACGCTGATGCGGCCGTGGAACATCGACGGGCTGTCGGTGCGTCCTTTCCACCGCATGGTCGCGCACACGGGCTTTCTCACCGTCGCGCGGCGCGTGGTGCCGGAGGAGGGTGGAGCGCAGCCTCACGTCGAGCATCCCGAGGGCCACTGAGTGCTGCTCGAGCGCTGCTTCGGTCTGGCGCGCTCGGGAGCGACAGTGGGCGGCGAGGTCCGCGGGGGCCTGACCACCTTCATGGTCATGGCCTACATCATCTTCGTGAACCCGGCCATCCTGGGCTTCGCCGGCATCCCGGCGCTCCAGGGGCAGGGGCCGCCCTTCGCGGCCACGCAGGCGGCGACGTGCCTCGTGGCGGGAGTTATGACGATCGCCATGGGGCTCGCGGCCAACTACCCGCTCGCCCTCGCCTCGGGGATGGGGCTCAACGCCGCCGTCGCATTCCAGCTCGTGGCCGGCATGAAGCTGCCGTGGCAAACCGCGATGGGCGTGGTCGTGCTCGAGGGCGTGGCCATCACGGTCTTCGTGCTCACCGGGCTCCGCGAGGCGATCATGCGCGCCATCCCGGCCTCGCTGAAGCGGGCCATCGGCGTCGGCATCGGGCTCTTCATCCTCTTCATCGGCTTCAACGCGGCCGGCATCGTCAAGATCGGACCTCAGGGCGTGCCGCTGACGCTCGGAGACCTGACTTCGGCGCCGGTCGCGGTGTCGCTCTTCGGGCTGCTGCTGATGCTGTGGTTCCAGGCCCGCGGCACGACCGGTGGGCTCCTCCTCGGGATCGTCCTGACCACGGCGCTGGCGATGGGAGTCAACGCGTGGACGGGGGGCCGCGCCTTCCCGCTGCCGGGGCAGGCCGTGATCCCGGCGCGCTTTGTCGCCTGGCCGGACTTCTCGAGCCTGGGCGCCGGCTTCGACTTCTCGATCTTCGCCCGCGTTGGGGTCCTGACCGCCATCGTCACGATCTTCTCGATCATGCTGTCGGATTTCTTCGACACCATGGGCACGGTGATCGGGGTGGGCGCCGAGGCGGGATGGCTCACTCCCGACGGCAGGCTCCCGCGCCTGAACCGCGTCCTGCTCGTCGATTCGCTGGCGGCGGTGGCGGGCGGGGCGGCGGGCGCGTCGTCGGCAACGACCTACATCGAGTCGGCGGCCGGCGTGGCGGCGGGCGCGCGCACCGGCCTCGCCTCCGTGGTCACGGGCGGCTGTTTTCTCCTGGCGCTGTTCTTCGCTCCCGTGGCAGGCGTCGTGCCCGCCCAGGCGACGGCGCCCGCGCTGATCCTGGTCGGCTTCCTCATGACCTCGCTGGTCCGGGACATTCCCTTCGGCGACCTCGAGGAGGGATTCCCGGCGCTCCTGACCGTGACGCTGATGCCCTTCACGTACTCGATCACGGACGGCATCGGGGCGGGCTTCGTCGCGTACTGCGCCATCAAGCTCCTGCGCGGCAAGGGGGCGGAGGTCCACGGCATGATGTACGGTGCCGCGGCCGCCTTCCTCATCTACTTCGCGCTGCCCGCCATCCGCCCCCTCCTTCGCATCTAGCAGGCGGGAACCGCCTGTCCAATGCCTTCTACGTCCTGTGGTAGGCTAGGTGCTCTGCCGTCTTGCCGGCTGAATCCGCCCTAAGGAGGTCGCGTTGCTGATCGGCGCCATGCGGGAGTATTTCAAGGGGTTGAAGCTCATCCTCTTGTTCGTCATCGTCGCGTTCATCGCGACGTCGCTTTTCTACTTCGGCTCGGGCTCCCTCAAAGGTGACGGCGCGCGCTCGGCCGCGCCCGCCACGGTCAACGGCGAGGAGATACCGGCCGCCCGCTTCCAGCGCATGCAGCGGAATTACCTCGAGTACTACCGCCGCGCCAACCGGCAGGACATCACGCCGGAGATCGCCGAGCGCATGGGGCTGACCCAGCAGGTCATCAGCGAGCTCGTCCAGGAGGCGCTCATCATCCAGCAGGCCAAGCGCGAGGGCATCACGGTCAGCGACGAGGAGCTGCGGCTCCGCATCCAGTCGATTCCCGCTTTCCAGGAGGACGGGCGCTTCTCCCGCGAGCGGTACCTGGCCCAGCTCAAGCAGACCCGCATTGACCCCGGAGAATTCGAGACCGAGGTGCGCCGGGACCTCGTGCGCCAGAGGATGGAGGCGCTCGTCAAGGACGGCATCAAGGCGTCCGACGCCGAGGTGGAGCAGGCGTACATGACGCGCTTCGAGCGCGTGCGCGCGGACTGGGCCTCCATCGAGAGCGCGCCGCTGATCGCCCAGGTGACGGTCAGCGACGCCGACGCGGAAGCGTACGTGAAGACGCACGAGGCCCAGTTCAGCCGCCCGGATCGCCGCCAGATCCAGTATGTCCTGATCTCCCCCAAGGCCTTCGCCAAGGCCGTGCCCGACGCGGACACCGAGGCGTACTACAAGGAGCACCGGGCCGAGTTCGAGCGGCCCAAGCGGCTCAAGACGTCGCACATCCTGGTGCGCGTGCCGCCCACCGGCGGCAGCGAGGCCGAGAACAAATCCAAGGCCAAGATCGAGGAGGCGATCCGGCGGGCGAAGGCCGGCGAGGATTTCGGCAAGCTGGCCAGGGAGCTGTCGGAAGACACCGCGACGGCGCCCCAGGGCGGCGATCTCGGCTTCGTGGGCAAGGGCGAGATGGTGCCGCAGTTCGAGGAGGCGGTATTCGCGCTGAAGAAGGGGGAGATCTCGCCTCAGCCCGTGCGCACGCCCTTCGGCTATCACGCAATCATGGTTTCCGACGTGCAGGACGGCGGCGTCCAGCCGTTCCGCGACGCGGCAGTCAAGGTCAAGGCGAAGCTCGCCGCCGAGCGCAGCGAGCGCGCCGCCCAGACCAAGGCGGACGAGGCGCGGCCCGGATTGGCCGCGACCAAGGATTTCGCCGCTGAGGCGAAGAAGCTCGACGTCGAAGCGAAGGAAGCGACGGTTGCTCGCGGTGACGGGATCGAGGGCATCGGCCGCGACCCGCAGCTCGAGGAGGCGATCTTCGGTCTCGCGGTGGGCGGCGTGTCGCCGCCGATCAAGACACCGGGCGGCTTCGTGATCGCCCGCGTCGCCGAGTCCTTCCCGGCCGGTGTGCCACCCTTCGCCGAGATCAAGGACAAGGCGCTGAACGCGGTCAAGCGCGAACGCGCGGGGGTCCTGGCCGAGGAGCGCGCCAAGGCTTTCGCGGCGAACGTGGGGACCGGTGACTTCCTGGCCGCGGCGCGTCGCGACAAGCTTGCCGCCGGCGAGACGCAGCTCTTCTCGCGCGGCGAGCCTCCGAAGGACAAGGAGGCGCTGCCGGGCGCGGTGCTGCTGGCGGCCCTACACACCCCGACCGGCGCGATCTCCGAGCCCGTGCGGACCGGCACCGGGTTCTACGTGGTCAAGACGATCGAGCGGCGCGCCGCCGATCTCCAGGGCTTCGACAAGATGCGCGACCAGGTGCGCGGTCAGCTGCTCGAGGCGAAGCGGAACCAGGCGTGGGAGCGGTGGATCAAGGCACTCTTCACGGGCGCCAAGATCCAGGTGCAGGGCGAAACAATCTCGGAGCGGTAGAGACACGCATGTCCATCCAGCGCACGCCCATGACGGGCGAAGGGCACACCCGCCTCAAGGAAGAGCTCGACCGCCTGAAGCGCGTCGAACGGCCCGCCATCACGAGGGCGATCGCCGAAGCCCGTGCCCACGGCGATCTCAAGGAGAACGCCGAGTACCACGCCGCCCGCGAGAAGCAGAGCTTCACCGAGGCGCGGATCAATGACCTCGAGTCCAAGCTGGGCGCGGCCGAGGTCATCGAGCCGCCCACCTCCGGCGACCGCGTCACGTTCGGTTCCACGGTGCGCCTCGAGGATGAAGCCGGCAAGGAAAGCCGGCACCAGATCGTGGGATCCGAGGAGACCGATCCCGCCCGCGGCCGCATCTCCATCATGGCCCCGCTGGCGCGGACGCTGATCGGCAAGAAGGTGGGAGACACGGTAACGGCGGAGCTGCCGGGCGGCAAGAAGACCTTCGAGATCCTCGCCGCGAACTTTCCCTGGGACGAGAAAGCGTAGCCCGCGGCGCGGGCGCCTACCTTAGCGCGTCGCGCAGCTCGCGGGTGAGCGCTTCCACCGTTCCGCGCGTACCGCCCTGGAGCTTGTTCTTCCACTCGCCTTCGGTCTCGAAGCGGCGGTCCTTCAGGCGGTCGCTCCAGGGCTTGACCGCCTCGCGGATCGCGTTGTGGTCGAAGGGGTCGCGCTTGAGCTCTCGCGAGCGCGCCATGACGTCGGGAGCCACGCGGATGAAGGCGCGGAGCGCCGCGCCCGTCTTGATCGAGTACTTGCGTCCGGCCCACGCCGCGGGAAAGACGCCCGCCACCGCCTTCACGTAGTTCAGGAAGAAGCGCTTGGCTCCCTGGCGCAGCTCG from Candidatus Methylomirabilota bacterium encodes:
- a CDS encoding tRNA (adenine-N1)-methyltransferase; translation: MSLLSRFQDGEQTLLIDQRGKRHLILLRKGETFHSDRGWIKHEDIIGRPDGSWVRTSKNTRCLALRPTLAEYVLDMPRGAQVIYPKDLAMVLFWADIFPGARVIEAGMGSGALTLALLRAVGPEGKVITYEQREDFARRALANIKMRMGEVSNLAVRLRPVEEGLAEEEPVDRAVFDLPEPWHLVDPVTRVLRSGGIFLSYVPTIIQSHQLSEALRRHPGYSLVETFETLMRPWNIDGLSVRPFHRMVAHTGFLTVARRVVPEEGGAQPHVEHPEGH
- a CDS encoding NCS2 family permease; protein product: MLLERCFGLARSGATVGGEVRGGLTTFMVMAYIIFVNPAILGFAGIPALQGQGPPFAATQAATCLVAGVMTIAMGLAANYPLALASGMGLNAAVAFQLVAGMKLPWQTAMGVVVLEGVAITVFVLTGLREAIMRAIPASLKRAIGVGIGLFILFIGFNAAGIVKIGPQGVPLTLGDLTSAPVAVSLFGLLLMLWFQARGTTGGLLLGIVLTTALAMGVNAWTGGRAFPLPGQAVIPARFVAWPDFSSLGAGFDFSIFARVGVLTAIVTIFSIMLSDFFDTMGTVIGVGAEAGWLTPDGRLPRLNRVLLVDSLAAVAGGAAGASSATTYIESAAGVAAGARTGLASVVTGGCFLLALFFAPVAGVVPAQATAPALILVGFLMTSLVRDIPFGDLEEGFPALLTVTLMPFTYSITDGIGAGFVAYCAIKLLRGKGAEVHGMMYGAAAAFLIYFALPAIRPLLRI
- a CDS encoding SurA N-terminal domain-containing protein is translated as MLIGAMREYFKGLKLILLFVIVAFIATSLFYFGSGSLKGDGARSAAPATVNGEEIPAARFQRMQRNYLEYYRRANRQDITPEIAERMGLTQQVISELVQEALIIQQAKREGITVSDEELRLRIQSIPAFQEDGRFSRERYLAQLKQTRIDPGEFETEVRRDLVRQRMEALVKDGIKASDAEVEQAYMTRFERVRADWASIESAPLIAQVTVSDADAEAYVKTHEAQFSRPDRRQIQYVLISPKAFAKAVPDADTEAYYKEHRAEFERPKRLKTSHILVRVPPTGGSEAENKSKAKIEEAIRRAKAGEDFGKLARELSEDTATAPQGGDLGFVGKGEMVPQFEEAVFALKKGEISPQPVRTPFGYHAIMVSDVQDGGVQPFRDAAVKVKAKLAAERSERAAQTKADEARPGLAATKDFAAEAKKLDVEAKEATVARGDGIEGIGRDPQLEEAIFGLAVGGVSPPIKTPGGFVIARVAESFPAGVPPFAEIKDKALNAVKRERAGVLAEERAKAFAANVGTGDFLAAARRDKLAAGETQLFSRGEPPKDKEALPGAVLLAALHTPTGAISEPVRTGTGFYVVKTIERRAADLQGFDKMRDQVRGQLLEAKRNQAWERWIKALFTGAKIQVQGETISER
- the greA gene encoding transcription elongation factor GreA; the protein is MQRTPMTGEGHTRLKEELDRLKRVERPAITRAIAEARAHGDLKENAEYHAAREKQSFTEARINDLESKLGAAEVIEPPTSGDRVTFGSTVRLEDEAGKESRHQIVGSEETDPARGRISIMAPLARTLIGKKVGDTVTAELPGGKKTFEILAANFPWDEKA